The proteins below come from a single bacterium genomic window:
- the ruvA gene encoding Holliday junction branch migration protein RuvA, which yields MIDFIKGRVVSKSPTYVVIEGESIGYGFVVSLNTFSSLPDEGKEARLFSHTIIKDEKIQLFGFISEKERGLFLTLISISGIGPKIALRILSEITPDNLGKIIQSGNVSSLSRIKGIGEKTAKRIILELSNKLPEKEDKDLEDSCIQALISLGYSKREASLACKRALLKNPKDLEELIKEALK from the coding sequence ATGATTGACTTTATAAAGGGAAGGGTTGTATCAAAAAGCCCAACATATGTTGTTATTGAAGGAGAGAGCATTGGATATGGCTTTGTTGTTTCATTAAATACATTCTCAAGCCTTCCAGATGAAGGAAAGGAGGCAAGGCTTTTTAGCCATACAATAATTAAGGATGAGAAGATCCAATTGTTTGGATTTATCAGCGAAAAAGAGAGAGGGCTTTTTTTGACCCTTATCTCCATTAGTGGGATTGGTCCAAAGATCGCCTTAAGGATTCTCTCAGAGATAACACCAGATAATTTAGGAAAGATTATCCAAAGCGGAAATGTATCTTCCCTTTCAAGAATAAAGGGTATAGGAGAAAAGACAGCAAAGAGGATTATCCTTGAGCTTTCAAATAAACTTCCCGAAAAGGAGGATAAAGATTTGGAAGATTCTTGTATCCAAGCCCTGATTTCTCTGGGTTATTCAAAGAGGGAGGCATCTCTTGCCTGTAAAAGGGCATTATTAAAAAATCCAAAAGACCTTGAGGAATTGATAAAAGAGGCGTTAAAATGA
- a CDS encoding DUF72 domain-containing protein, with translation MSNVFIGTSGFSYEHWYERFYPSSLAKGEMLSFYSQHFQTVEINSSFYRLPFEGMIKGWYRRSPKDFKFVLKAPRRITHLLKLVDCQDVLKTFLDRISGLSEKLAIVLFQLPPGLKKDIPRLKGFIQELPPNFSHTIEFRNNSWFDEETFSLLKTHNIACCIVSAPKIETHFVATAPFVYLRLHGASSWYNYDYSMDELRQLSFEIKKFLENGLDAYCYFNNDFEAYAIKNAKELMNLLEA, from the coding sequence ATGTCTAATGTTTTTATTGGGACATCGGGTTTTAGTTATGAGCATTGGTATGAAAGGTTCTATCCCTCTTCTTTGGCAAAGGGTGAGATGCTTTCATTTTACAGCCAGCATTTTCAGACGGTAGAGATAAATTCCTCATTTTATCGCCTTCCATTTGAGGGGATGATCAAGGGATGGTATAGAAGGAGCCCAAAGGATTTTAAGTTTGTCCTGAAGGCACCGAGGAGGATTACCCATTTGTTAAAGCTGGTTGACTGCCAAGATGTCCTCAAAACCTTCTTAGATAGGATAAGTGGCCTTTCTGAAAAATTGGCAATAGTTTTATTCCAGCTTCCACCAGGGCTTAAAAAGGATATCCCAAGACTTAAAGGATTTATTCAAGAATTGCCCCCTAATTTCTCTCATACTATTGAGTTTCGCAATAACTCCTGGTTTGATGAGGAGACATTTTCTCTTTTAAAAACGCACAATATTGCCTGCTGTATTGTAAGTGCACCAAAGATTGAGACCCATTTTGTGGCTACTGCTCCTTTTGTTTATCTTAGGCTACATGGGGCATCAAGCTGGTATAACTATGATTACTCAATGGATGAACTTAGGCAATTATCCTTTGAAATCAAAAAATTTTTAGAAAATGGGCTTGATGCCTATTGCTATTTCAACAACGACTTTGAGGCGTATGCCATAAAGAATGCAAAGGAACTGATGAATTTGCTTGAAGCTTGA
- a CDS encoding isocitrate/isopropylmalate dehydrogenase family protein, producing the protein MKVTLIKGDGIGPEVIGAAQRVIDATGADIEWEEIPLEFKDNAPAIDGILESIRKTKICLKGPITTPVGYGFTSLNVSLRKALSLYAGVRPAKSFDGNIDIVIIRENTEGLYTGIEFSVASSACAIRTITKEGSERIIRFAFEYARKNNRKKVTCVHKANILKLTCGLFLKTAKEIASLYPDIEFEDRLVDNASMQLVKKPEDFDLIVTTNLFGDIISDLCAGIIGGLGVAPGANIGDNFAVFEPVHGSCPKYAGLNIANPIAAILSGSMMLKYLKKANCAEKIEKAISSIMEKGILPKDWGGNYSLAQITEEIINNL; encoded by the coding sequence ATGAAGGTAACATTGATAAAGGGTGATGGCATAGGGCCTGAGGTTATAGGCGCCGCACAAAGAGTTATTGATGCAACAGGAGCCGATATAGAATGGGAAGAGATTCCTTTGGAATTTAAGGATAATGCACCTGCAATAGATGGAATTTTAGAATCCATAAGAAAAACCAAGATCTGTCTTAAAGGACCGATAACAACACCAGTTGGTTATGGATTTACCTCTCTCAATGTCTCTTTAAGAAAGGCATTAAGCCTCTATGCAGGGGTTAGGCCAGCAAAATCATTTGATGGAAATATAGATATTGTAATCATCCGTGAGAATACAGAGGGGTTATACACAGGGATTGAGTTTTCTGTAGCCTCCTCTGCTTGTGCAATAAGGACAATAACAAAAGAAGGCTCTGAGAGGATAATAAGATTTGCCTTTGAATATGCAAGGAAGAATAATAGGAAGAAGGTAACCTGTGTCCATAAGGCAAATATCCTAAAGCTGACCTGCGGCTTATTTTTAAAAACAGCCAAAGAGATTGCCTCCCTTTATCCTGATATTGAATTTGAGGATAGGCTGGTAGATAATGCATCAATGCAATTGGTAAAAAAGCCAGAAGATTTTGATCTCATTGTAACCACAAACCTATTTGGAGACATTATCTCAGATCTATGTGCTGGCATTATTGGAGGGCTTGGTGTAGCACCAGGGGCAAATATTGGAGATAACTTTGCTGTATTTGAGCCTGTTCATGGAAGTTGCCCAAAGTATGCAGGATTAAATATTGCAAATCCAATAGCCGCAATCCTTTCTGGTTCTATGATGCTTAAATACCTAAAAAAAGCAAATTGTGCAGAAAAAATAGAAAAAGCCATTTCTTCTATAATGGAGAAAGGGATATTGCCAAAGGATTGGGGTGGAAATTATTCTCTTGCCCAAATAACCGAGGAGATAATAAA